One segment of Curtobacterium sp. MR_MD2014 DNA contains the following:
- the efeU gene encoding iron uptake transporter permease EfeU, which translates to MIATLVIGLREGLEATLIVGIIAAFLRRNRAPLAPMWAGVGLAVALSIAVGFGLQLVEQALPQAQQEGMETVIGAVAVVFVTGMIVWMRTNARTLSRDLQASASAALGRGTAWALVGMAFLAVLKEGFETSVFLLATFQASSDTGTAAVGAVIGIAVAVAVGYGIYTGGVRLDLGRFFTGTGVFLVFVAGGLVLTALRHAHEAGWLVIGQQRTVDLRWLAPNGSLRGALVTGVLGIPADPRMIEVLGWFLYVVPVLAVAVWPRRWRPSPARVPVVRAAVAAGLAATAVVLALVVPSTDVDLPRTTAVTGDARSVTADVDGPAAVLRVSGTGREARRTLPASAHRRVTRSGVAADRWQVTEDVPVAGRPTSLTLDDLVGLFGRVPVGISPSTDPGPFTARWSVRETVTLTTVGGGVLDATRSERDVLTLRGGGLPAARTTTLERTVWAVPTDRVDRAAADLAAAHTRAAELRLWSTWLPIALAVAAAAQALLALRDRRRAVAPPTTTPGTDPSRGPPADVPARSLDHAVR; encoded by the coding sequence ATGATCGCCACCCTCGTCATCGGCCTCCGCGAAGGCCTCGAAGCGACGCTCATCGTCGGCATCATCGCCGCGTTCCTCCGTCGCAACCGCGCGCCCCTCGCCCCGATGTGGGCCGGCGTCGGGCTCGCCGTCGCGCTGAGCATCGCCGTCGGCTTCGGTCTGCAGCTCGTCGAGCAGGCACTGCCCCAGGCCCAGCAGGAGGGCATGGAGACGGTCATCGGAGCCGTCGCCGTGGTCTTCGTCACCGGGATGATCGTCTGGATGCGCACGAACGCGCGCACGCTGTCGCGGGACCTGCAGGCCAGTGCGTCGGCGGCGCTCGGACGGGGGACCGCCTGGGCGCTGGTGGGCATGGCGTTCCTCGCGGTCCTCAAGGAAGGGTTCGAGACCTCGGTCTTCCTCCTCGCGACCTTCCAGGCGTCGTCGGACACCGGCACGGCAGCCGTCGGTGCCGTCATCGGCATCGCGGTCGCGGTGGCGGTCGGGTACGGCATCTACACCGGCGGGGTCCGCCTCGACCTCGGCCGGTTCTTCACCGGTACCGGCGTCTTCCTCGTCTTCGTCGCCGGCGGCCTCGTGCTCACCGCACTGCGGCACGCGCACGAGGCCGGGTGGCTCGTCATCGGCCAGCAGCGCACGGTCGACCTCAGGTGGCTCGCCCCCAACGGGTCGCTCCGCGGCGCCCTCGTCACCGGCGTCCTCGGGATCCCCGCCGATCCGCGCATGATCGAGGTGCTCGGCTGGTTCCTCTACGTCGTGCCCGTCCTCGCCGTCGCGGTCTGGCCGCGCCGCTGGCGTCCGTCGCCGGCCCGCGTCCCGGTGGTCCGCGCGGCGGTCGCCGCCGGGCTCGCGGCCACGGCCGTCGTCCTCGCCCTGGTCGTCCCGAGCACGGACGTCGACCTGCCGCGCACGACGGCGGTCACCGGTGACGCACGGTCCGTCACGGCGGACGTCGACGGTCCGGCAGCAGTCCTGCGCGTCTCCGGCACCGGCCGGGAGGCACGACGCACCCTCCCCGCGTCGGCCCACCGCCGCGTGACCCGCTCCGGCGTCGCCGCCGACCGCTGGCAGGTCACCGAGGACGTCCCGGTCGCCGGCCGCCCCACCTCGCTGACGCTCGACGACCTCGTCGGCCTCTTCGGCCGGGTCCCCGTCGGCATCTCGCCGAGCACGGACCCCGGGCCGTTCACGGCCCGCTGGTCCGTCCGCGAGACCGTCACCCTGACCACCGTCGGTGGGGGTGTCCTGGACGCGACCCGCTCGGAACGCGACGTGCTCACACTGCGCGGTGGGGGCCTCCCGGCCGCCCGGACCACCACGCTGGAACGCACGGTGTGGGCGGTGCCGACCGACCGCGTCGACCGCGCGGCCGCGGACCTGGCCGCGGCGCACACCCGCGCTGCCGAGCTGCGGCTCTGGAGCACCTGGCTGCCGATCGCGCTCGCCGTCGCCGCCGCCGCACAGGCGTTGCTCGCCCTCCGCGACCGTCGGCGCGCCGTCGCCCCACCGACCACCACCCCCGGAACCGACCCGTCGCGCGGACCGCCCGCCGACGTCCCTGCAAGGAGCCTCGACCATGCCGTTCGGTAG
- a CDS encoding trimeric intracellular cation channel family protein, which yields MNVLTPEALASVTNVLDLAGVFASALLGGSLARTMDFDLFGFLVVGFVSGLGGGMLRDTLLQNGPPVALVDPLYLPVAIAGALVAFFVSFSELTWDRLFTVLDAAVIGFWSVVGVQRTFDAGLGWPAAIIMGTITAVGGGAMRDLLLRRVPAVFGGNALYATVAVAASAVMVVASYLGSPSIGIIAAIVLSLGLRYGAVKRGWGLPNGREWQPKSTLGALLQRGRRLRPDAIRLLRRPGRRTGDGAVRSDRDTPDGV from the coding sequence ATGAACGTGCTGACCCCGGAGGCCCTGGCGTCGGTCACCAACGTGCTCGACCTCGCCGGCGTGTTCGCCTCGGCACTGCTGGGCGGCTCGCTCGCACGCACGATGGACTTCGACCTGTTCGGCTTCCTCGTCGTCGGCTTCGTCTCCGGCCTCGGCGGCGGCATGCTCCGCGACACCCTGCTGCAGAACGGGCCGCCCGTCGCGCTCGTCGACCCGCTCTACCTGCCCGTGGCGATCGCCGGCGCACTGGTCGCGTTCTTCGTGTCGTTCTCGGAGCTCACCTGGGACCGACTGTTCACCGTGCTGGACGCCGCCGTCATCGGCTTCTGGTCCGTGGTCGGGGTCCAGCGGACCTTCGACGCCGGTCTCGGCTGGCCCGCCGCGATCATCATGGGCACCATCACCGCGGTCGGCGGCGGGGCGATGCGCGACCTGCTGCTCCGTCGCGTGCCCGCGGTGTTCGGCGGGAACGCGCTCTACGCCACCGTGGCCGTCGCCGCGTCCGCGGTGATGGTGGTCGCCTCGTACCTCGGATCGCCGTCGATCGGCATCATCGCCGCGATCGTGCTGTCGCTCGGGCTCCGGTACGGGGCCGTCAAGCGCGGCTGGGGGCTGCCGAACGGTCGCGAGTGGCAGCCGAAGTCGACGCTCGGCGCACTGCTGCAGCGCGGGCGACGGCTGCGCCCCGACGCGATCCGGCTGCTCCGTCGACCCGGACGCCGAACCGGCGACGGGGCCGTCCGCAGCGACCGGGACACGCCCGACGGCGTCTGA